In Candidatus Hydrogenedentota bacterium, a genomic segment contains:
- a CDS encoding MBL fold metallo-hydrolase — protein sequence MEIVCFPVTPFFTNCYIVKEGSEAMVIDPGEVTAPMKDYLADCTVTMIINTHCHCDHCGGNAELKKLTGAPLLCHKDDLPLLHSLADQGRMFGVPFPPSPDPDRFLEHGEQLSLGDTVFEVRHTPGHAPGHVVLITPGVAFVGDVLFAGSVGRTDLPGGSMRQLMQSIREHLLDLDDNTVVYSGHGPETTIGEERATNPFLVN from the coding sequence GTGGAAATTGTATGCTTTCCGGTAACCCCGTTTTTTACCAATTGCTATATCGTGAAAGAGGGCAGCGAAGCCATGGTCATTGATCCGGGAGAAGTGACGGCGCCCATGAAAGATTATTTGGCGGATTGCACGGTGACCATGATCATCAATACCCACTGCCATTGTGATCACTGCGGCGGCAACGCGGAACTCAAGAAGCTGACGGGCGCGCCCTTGCTCTGCCACAAAGACGATCTGCCGCTGCTGCACAGCCTTGCCGATCAAGGGCGCATGTTTGGCGTACCCTTTCCGCCTTCGCCCGATCCGGACCGCTTTCTCGAACATGGAGAGCAGCTGTCCTTGGGCGATACGGTCTTCGAAGTGCGCCATACACCGGGACACGCGCCCGGCCACGTTGTATTGATCACGCCCGGCGTCGCCTTTGTGGGCGATGTATTATTTGCCGGCAGCGTGGGGCGCACCGACCTGCCCGGCGGGAGCATGCGCCAATTGATGCAGAGTATCCGTGAACACTTGTTGGACTTGGATGATAATACGGTGGTGTACAGCGGGCACGGGCCTGAGACCACCATTGGAGAGGAGCGGGCGACCAATCCGTTTTTGGTGAATTAA